The Streptomyces sp. 135 sequence GCTGCTGGTACTGCGGCTGGGCGGGCTGCGTCGGGTAGCCGTAGCCCTGCGGGGCCTGAGGTGCCTGAGGAGCCTGAGGAGCCTGAGGAGCCTGAGGGTAGCCGTAGTTCGGCTGGCCGGCCGGGGGCGTCGGCGGGGCCTGCGGCGGCGGTCCCGCGGGGGCCGGGGGCGTGGCGGGCGGCGGGGTCTGCGGGTAGCCGTAGGACGGGTCCGGGGCCTTGCCGAAGCCTCCGGGCGGAGGGTCCTGCGGGGCACCGAAACCGCCGGGCGGGGGGTCCTGGGGCGCGCCGAAACCGCCCTGCGGGGGTTCGTTCGGCGGCTGCTGGGGCGGCTGGGGCGGCTGGCTCATGGGGTCGTCGATTCCTTGGGGACGCTGAGGGACATGAGGGTGAACGGGGCTGCGGGCGGGGTCACTTGCCGTAGGCGAGCATCAGCTTCGCCTGGCCGGAGGTGCTGCCCGTGATGCTGGTGGTGGAGATGTAGAAGCGCCCGTCCACGTAGTCGATGTCCTTCGAGTAGAAGCCGCTCTCGATCTGCGAGGTGCCCTTCGGGTGCTGGAGAAGGGTCCTGGGCTTGTGCGAACCGGACGTCACGATGGAGACCACGCGGCCGCCGGAGTCGTACGACGGTTCGACGTACGCGATGAGCGAGCCGCTCTCGGCCTTCATCGGCAGCATCGTTTCGTCCAGCGGCGACTTGGTGCGCCAGGCCTCCTTGCCGGTGGCCAGGCTGATGGCGACGATCGAGTTGGCGCCGCCCTTCTCCAGGGTCGGCAGGTAGAGGTACTTGTCGTCGGCGGTCGCGCCCAGGCAGCCGCCCAGCTCGCGGTCGAGGATCGAACTGCCGCAGTCCGGTGCGAAGCTCTCGTCGCTGTCGACCTCGGAGCGGGTCGCGTCGCTGTCCTCCTTCAGCACGGTGATGTTCCACTGCTCCTTGTCGGCGTTCTTGAGGTAGACGACCGTGGGGCTCACCGAGTAGACGTTGCCGATGGTCCAGCCCTTGGGGAACTTCTTGGTCCACAGGGCCCGGCCGGTCTTCGGGTCGAGCTGCTGGAGCTCGTCGTGCTCCTTGGGACCTGCCGCGCCGCAGGAGAGCGCCATCAGCAGCTTCTCGCCGCCGGCGAAGCCGCGGGGGAAGCAGGTGCCCTCTTCCTTCTTGTCCGCGACGAAGAGCTTCTTGCCGTCGCTCATGCGCAGCGCCGTGCCGGACTGGTCGCGGCCCACCATCAGCGTGTCGCCGACGAGGACGAGGTGGCTCTGCATGGAGAAGTCGAACATGCCCTCCTCCTTGACCGGCTTGCCCCAGCCCTTGCCGCCGGTCTTCAGGTCGATGACCTGGAGCTGGTTGCACTTGGCGTTGCTCTTGGTGCCGTCCTTGAAGGCGACGACGATCTTGCCGTCGTCGGTGGCCGTCTGGGTCGCCGCGCAGATCTTCTGCGGGAACTTGATCGGGTCCCACGCGGTTTTGCCGGTCCGCACGTTGTAGGCGAAGAGTTCCTTGTACGCGGCCTTGACCACGGTGTCGCCCTCGACCCACATGCCCGGGGCGTCGCCACCGGAACCGGGCACCTTGGGCGCCTCCTTGTACCAGAGGACCTTCGCCTCGCCGGGCCGGCGGCCTTCGTTGAGGTCTTCCTTGCCTTCGTTGCCGTCGCCGTCGCCGGTGCCCGGGTTGGCGGGCGCGGTGGCGGAGGGCTTCGGGTCCTTCTTCTTCGCCTCGGGCTTCTTCCCGCCGTCGTCGTCACCGCCGACGACGGCCCAGGTGACGCCGCCCGCGACGAGGAGTGCGGCCACGGCCGCGGCGGCTATCACGAGGAGCTTGTTGCGCTTGCCGTTGCCGCCGCCGGGGGCGCCGGGGCCCG is a genomic window containing:
- a CDS encoding PQQ-binding-like beta-propeller repeat protein is translated as MTQPPNQPPPGGFGAPQDPPPGGTPQPGYGYPQTPQAPQTPPPAADNPYAQPAQPGPYAGQPQQPGPYGQPAQPGPYAGQPQQPGPYGQPQQPGPYGQPTQPGPYASQPQYGYPPQQPPTQPQFPAGPGAPGGGNGKRNKLLVIAAAAVAALLVAGGVTWAVVGGDDDGGKKPEAKKKDPKPSATAPANPGTGDGDGNEGKEDLNEGRRPGEAKVLWYKEAPKVPGSGGDAPGMWVEGDTVVKAAYKELFAYNVRTGKTAWDPIKFPQKICAATQTATDDGKIVVAFKDGTKSNAKCNQLQVIDLKTGGKGWGKPVKEEGMFDFSMQSHLVLVGDTLMVGRDQSGTALRMSDGKKLFVADKKEEGTCFPRGFAGGEKLLMALSCGAAGPKEHDELQQLDPKTGRALWTKKFPKGWTIGNVYSVSPTVVYLKNADKEQWNITVLKEDSDATRSEVDSDESFAPDCGSSILDRELGGCLGATADDKYLYLPTLEKGGANSIVAISLATGKEAWRTKSPLDETMLPMKAESGSLIAYVEPSYDSGGRVVSIVTSGSHKPRTLLQHPKGTSQIESGFYSKDIDYVDGRFYISTTSITGSTSGQAKLMLAYGK